The DNA region CGGACAGCGacacataaaattttaatctccCAGCCTAAGGCCAAACACTGCTTGGGGAGGGGTGGTGCTGGCGAGACTCATTAGTTGTGTCACGTTGCAGGAGCCAAAAAGGCGTCTCGTGTCCACACACGTGTCCAGAATTCACAACGTCGACGATGATGGAGTGCGGTGACGAAATTCAGGAACCTTGTCTCGCTTTCGGGATGATTGGCTTTCCGGAACACGGATGGCTCAACAAGTAAGCGAAGAACAGACGAGTGTGGTGGTAAATAATTCAACGGTTCACGatagttttatttttgtggtttttccTCTCCGAGGAAAATGTGAAGCGaagcaaaagtgattttttttccgggaaaggGAAACGAGCTGCAGTATGGAAATTAAATGAGCTCAAAATTGAATACTGCtccgaaaaaaaagcaattggATGGGAAAAGTTTTCATCAGAGATATCCGACGAAAAAACGGCAACTTTTCAGTGCCCACATGGTGTATGCAACAAGTGGAAAGCGCCACAACCAGTGTTAAAGTCTGTTTAAGCCAGAGCCGCCAGTGTGTATTAAAAAAGTTGTGTTAATTGAAACATAATATTCGCTCAACGAGCTTTGCTGGCAGTGTCAGTGGGGGGAGCTTGTGAGTACGAAAGGGAAAAGTTTGATCACCAgatgaaaattaaacaaattgatGACAAAGTTCTTCGTGATGGAATGTGGAAAATTTGCTGATGGAATCATGCCATGCCGCAGAGTTTAGCTGAGTAATCAGTACGAACTTGCTGAATTGGAAGAGTTTTGTGTAGATATTTGCTCCCCTCTTTCTCTGTGTGTAATAATAGAATTATAAGGTAGCTCGCGATGGCGATGGAATGGATAACAGCGATCGATAAAAGGTGAGTGCATTGAATCATAACAACTTTAGAGGATCGTTAGACTTAAGTAATTAGTAACGAAACTAGTATCTTCCTTaatttattttgcatatttaCTGCTGAattcagcaaaacaaaaaataaaattggaacATAAGTTTCAATAAGAATCAACCTTTTCTcagtaaaatcaaaattaaatcaaaataaaattgttcttCAACCCAGCGGTCAGGAATGTATTTgttcattttgaaaagtgcaaacaCATAAATTGAACAATTAATATGTCGCCTTGTGGTTAAAACAAAAGTCCACTTTATCCGTTCAGATTGACATCTAGAAGAGTCAAACATGATAATTACaaggatagaaatcctgtaagcaaatccgATAACAATGTTGTTCGGGAGTAAGGTCTCCCAGAGCTACATCCCTGGATGGTTTGAACTTTGGTCATTTGCGTTTTTACCATTCCTCTTTGGCCGCAATACCACTGCACTGATTTGAGGAACAATTACAGAGCCAAGATGTGCTGGTCAGCAGTTTTGGTCATCTAGTTTGGATATGGTCGATGGTCAGTGGTAGTGTGCACAAGAGATAAGCCGATAAGAGAGAACGATCTCTCTCTCCGATCGGCTGGGGTTCATCCCGACTGGAAGGGATCTGGGCCAAGTAGGAGTAATAATAGAAGGCAATTTAAGTAGTCCTAGAACCTAGGGACGGTACGGGTCGGACACCCGTCCGTCGTGACGCGTTGTATCTATTTGTACATATTTGACGACAATAAATGTTATTCGTATAACTGTGGTTTAATCGGAACGCGAGTGTGGTGTTTTATTTGGAATCCGGACGGCGCTCATGGATCACCTGGGCGTTGGAGTACCTGCGCAGGAGTCGCAGTAGGATCTGCAGGTCTGCGGAAATCCTCCCCCTGGCGTCGTGGTTTCCTATCGTGTTGGGACTTGGCTCCGAACTTCATCATCCACTTGAGCTATCGAAGAAACCCCGGGAAGGACCAAACCCCAAcatttggtccttcgaaccggatgaAGGACGGTGGGACCAGGTTGGAAGGCTTTGGATCGACGCCATTGGTAGCCAGCACCAACGCCAACATTCAACAATGGGTGAGCGCCAAAACCTACCCGCGAAATGCACTTTCGCCGCCATCGCACTTGCTGCACAAAGGACACCAAAGGATATGGCCTGAACAAAGCGCCATAGACATGGCCTCGGAAATGGCCACCGGAACACACCAAGGACTACTCAGCATCGGACAGCATGCAACCCAACGGTACCTCGGGCTGGACCGAGGTGGACACGGTCAACTACGGAAGGATTGGTCGGCCGTATGGAACGCTCGACATCGCCCGGTGTCGCAATCAACATCCTCGCGTGCGGACTCCTATTCATCGCCCCTGGACGAGGCAATTAATCAACGGTTTGGGAATCATCGAGTGGAATTCGGTTCAACCCAGGACTCGGACTGTACACTGGACAGGCAGGATCACCTGTTTCCTCAGGTAAATATTAATTAGTTCAGTGTATATGTCTAGCCGGAGTGTTCATCAACAACCACCTAACACCAATTCCAAAATTCTCTCGATGATTCCCAAACCGTTGATTAATTGCCTCGTCCAGGGGCGAGGCAGGGATGTAGCTCTGGGTGGTTTGAACTTTGGTCATTTGCGTTTTTACCATTCCTCTTTGGCCGCAATACCACTGCACTGATTTGAGGAACAATTACAGAGCCAAGATGTGCTGGTCAGCAGTTTTGGTCATCTAGTTTGGATATGGTCGATGGTCAGTGGTAGTGTGCACAAGAGATAAGCCGATAAGAGAGAACGATCTCTCTCCGATCGGCTGGGGTTCATCCCGACTGGAAGGGATCTGGGCCAAGTAGGGAGTAATAATAGAAGGCAATTTAAGTAGTCCTAGAACCTAGGGACGGTACGGGTCGGACACCCGTCCGTCGTGACGCGTTGTATCTATTTGTACATATTTGACGACAATAAATGTTATTCGTATAACTGTGGTTTAATCGGAACGCGAGTGTGGTGTTTTATTTGGAATCCGGACGGCGCTCATGGATCACCTGGGCGTTGGAGTACCTGCGCAGGAGTCGCAGTAGGATCTGCAGGTCTGCGGGAaatcctccccccccccctggcgTCGTGGTTTCCTATCGTGTTGGGACTTGGCTCCGAACTTCATCATCCACTTGAGCTATCGAAGAAACCCCGGGAAGGACCAAACCCCAAcatttggtccttcgaaccggatgaAGGACGGTGGGACCAGGTTGGAAGGCTTTGGATCGACGCCATTGGTAGCCAGCACCAACGCCAACATTCAACAATGGGTGAGCGCCAAAACCTACCCGCGAAATGCACTTTCGCCGCCATCGCACTTGCTGCACAAAGGACACCAAAGGATATGGCCTGAACAAAGCGCCATAGACATGGCCTCGGAAATGGCCACCGGAACACACCAAGGACTACTCAGCATCGGACAGCATGCAACCCAACGGTACCTCGGGCTGGACCGAGGTGGACACGGTCAACTACGGAAGGATTGGTCGGCCGTATGGAACGCTCGACATCGCCCGGTGTCGCAATCAACATCCTCGCGTGCGGACTCCTATTCATCGCCCCTGGACGAGGCAATTAATCAACGGTTTGGGAATCATCGAGTGGAATTCGGTTCAACCCAGGACTCGGACTGTACACTGGACAGGCAGGATCACCTGTTTCCTCAGGTAAATATTAATTAGTTCAGTGTATATGTCTAGCCGGAGTGTTCATCAACAACCACCTAACACCAATTCCAAAATTctctcgatgaaaaatacaacTACACCCTGGACTGGAGGAACACGCACAAGTACACACGGGTACTGCGTGCACGCACAACGGTTTGCTCGTCTACACACATGCGAGCACATCCCATTCATTACCATCTACGGACGACACGGTGTCGCGGGCAGTGCACGGCTGCACTGAGGTTTTTAAATTCACTAACATCGGTAGAGCGTGTGGCTTACGGATGCGCCATCTGCTAACCACCCACACTGGACGTGTTCGGCAACGGGTCGAGCACACGGGTATCGAGCGACGGAGCGACCACTCTGGCAACCCACTCAACTCGAGGTCACCAACCATGCATCGGAGTCGAAGAGGTGGCACCATGGACTTTTCTTTAAGGTAAATAGCACGTTGCACGGTATATGCCTTGCCGAGGCATTACACTCTGGATATTACACCAAATCCTCTTCTCTCGATTGCATCATCAACCAATTTGGAGGCACGTCTCGGATCGGAGATTCCCGAGATGACGAAACAACTCGCTGATGACGTCAACCCCATCGTATCAGCTGATCGCGGTTAACAAAGGGATCGCCAGCCAGGGCAGCGAGGACAAAAGGCTACCACTCCGTGGCAAAGCAGTGGAGCAATCAAAAATGGTTCGTCTAGACCATGACGTCATCAACGATCGCTTTGTTTTAAGGCAGTAGGAAAGGTAGTCGCAAAAGGCACTTGGATAGGGCCAGGAACACTAACACACTTGTAAGCTGTAACATTTACACTTGGGATCAAACTCTGGCATGCTTACACAAACCAAAACCAACTGTCGATTGCTACCAACACACATGAGAGTTGATGGGGATACAACCACACACCAAAGCGTGACGTCACGGGACGTCGCCAACCATCTCGGACCGGCGAAGGGTCGCCGAGTGTTGCGTCATCGGGGCGAGACACACCTACCACAGCGTGACGAGGGATGTTATGTTGGCAACCAAGGAAGGATGCAGTCAACGATGCACTGCGAACTCCACGAAGCATGGGCTTCGGTAACAACTACCAACTCAACTGTCGACAGACATGGTCTCCTAATCCAACGAGCAGCCTAGGATCTTGCAACTTCCGTCTGAGAACACGGAGCCATGGTTTTACGAAGGTCTCGGATGCACTGCGGGTTACAACAAGGCGTCACTGGGACGTCTGACCTACGGAACGGTCACCCTAACCAAGGATCTTCAACACTTTTCGGAGCGTGACGTCATCGGTGACGTGCATGCATGTTCAACACCCATTTGGATAAAAATACCACCCCAAGGCCGGAGCAACGGGCTCCATCCACGGCCTATCCGGAGCAGGGCTCCAAGGAATCATAGGGACCGAAGCATAGGGCTTCAATCATGGTCAAGCTGGAGCAGAGCTTCACATTCCCACCCAAGGCCGGAGCAACGGGCTCCACCCACGGCCAAGCTGAAGCAAACCTCCACACATCCCAATCCAAGGCCGGAGCATAGGGCTCCACCTACGGCCAAGCCGGAGCAGGGCTCCACATGGACTATCCAAGGTCGAAGCATCGGGCTCCTCCCACGGTCAACACCGAAGGAAATCACCAGCTGGAGAAGGTCTCCACATTTCCAACCAAGGTCGGGGCAACGGGCTCCACGTACGCACAACCTGAAAGCTGAAGCAGGGCTTCACAAGGGACCCACGGGCGGTCACACGGAGGTGCAGAGATTGTGCACAGTCTCACACCTAGCGGACGATACAAATCGTCACAAGCACTCACTTTGAGTCAACATaattggtttttatttttaatccacTCGGGAAGCTGAACACCAAGATCATCCAGGTGGACGATCAGGCAAGGTTGGGTATAGACAGCAAGACGTCATCACTCCAAGATCGACGTGGCTCAGTCACGCAGGAATCGCGGCAGATGTGCAGGTGCACAATTCTAGGACGGTCTGTTTCCAATGTTTAATCCGATCACAATAACTGCGGGGCAATTACGAAGGATCGGCAAGGGACCGCCGAACCACTACCACTACACTCGGGTACTACTACACTATAACGGGTTGTAAAACGGCAGGGGAGCTGGTGTCGGACGACTTCAGCTCGAATCAACTCTTTCCCATCGTGATCTCCTGGTACGGAGACACACAACCAAGCGTACGGTGGCAGGCTCAGGTGTGCTTGCCAGGTGTTTCAAGGATGCATCTCACATGCATGGAGGGAACAGGCCACAGGATGTGACTGTTCAACCAAGGATTTGGATTTCGTTTGGACGGTCTGCGGAGACTGTTCAACCAACACACTCCCACCCAAGGGCACTAGGAAAGTGCAAATAATGACGGCAGGGTCGTTGTTATGGAATCCGGAGGTCAACCCGTCACCATCGGATCGGTGACAAAAGCGTGCTGCACAGGGCAGCGAACAACGCTATCCAAGGATTGATTAGTCGGTGCACTAGTCATCCACAAGGGAGGTTCGCGGACGGCGTGTCTTGGAACGGCATGCCTCGGATCTCAACCTACTGGGGCAGGGCTCCATAGGTATCCCGGTACGAAGCCACGGGACGTCACCAGCACGTCATGCTTCGAGCCACACCCACATCCCACCCACACACTGGAGCAAGGGCTCCTCGGAAACGGAATCCAATGGTCGAGCATAAGCACGTCGTGGGACGTCATGCTTCACCACCCACACCGGAGCGCGGGCTCCATTGGAAGGAAACATCAACCTGGTGCACGGTACGCATTAAACCCAAGGAAGGAACAACCCAAGGAGGTCAACGGGAACCGAAGGACAACCGGATTAGGTAACCATCAATAATCGGTTAGGAGATGATGTACCCCACGGACGACCTAGGAAATTGCAACACACAATTTGTACACACTTACACCTACACCTACACTGAGGAGGAAATTTAGTTTTGTTCAGAAATTGGGTAATTTCAGGGCAGGGAGAATGTTCGGGAGTAAGGTCTCCCAGAGCTACATCCCTGGATGGTTTGAACTTTGGTCATTTGCGTTTTTACCATTCCTCTTTGGCCGCAATACCACTGCACTGATTTGAGGAACAATTACAGAGCCAAGATGTGCTGGTCAGCAGTTTTGGTCATCTAGTTTGGATATGGTCGATGGTCAGTGGTAGTGTGCACAAGAGATAAGCCGATAAGAGAGAACGATCTCTCTCTCCGATCGGCTGGGGTTCATCCCGACTGGAAGGGATCTGGGCCAAGTAGGGAGTAATAATAGAAGGCAATTTAAGTAGTCCTAGAACCTAGGGACGGTACGGGTCGGACACCCGTCCGTCGTGACGCGTTGTATCTATTTGTACATATTTGACGACAATAAATGTTATTCGTATAACTGTGGTTTAATCGGAACGCGAGTGTGGTGTTTTATTTGGAATCCGGACGGCGCTCATGGATCACCTGGGCGTTGGAGTACCTGCGCAGGAGTCGCAGTAGGATCTGCAGGTCTGCGGGAaatcctccccccccccctggcgTCGTGGTTTCCTATCGTGTTGGGACTTGGCTCCGAACTTCATCATCCACTTGAGCTATCGAAGAAACCCCGGGAAGGACCAAACCCCAACAAATGTGTTGTTGAGTTCAACAACatggaaatgtttccaaaattgattttgaacaacaattttaccgattttgaaaacatttgcagCAAAATCGAGAATATGTTGACGATTATGGAAATATTTCCATGTTGTCGAATtcggtgtaatattgaatgtttggcctttttgaaatgaaattttgaaattttgatttaaattttttgaaaatattgttttcgaaaagctcggaatttcacgaatgtttcatattttaacattaaaaatcggaccattatttgctgcaatttagaatttagaaaatggtgagttgtttaaGTGAGacttacacagcaaataaagtagtaatctaactgcgtgtaaaaggcctgggtgtgaAATGAATTTGCATTattgtatgaaattctgtgtaatattacaccctgaaatatgtagtccatcagtatgggaaacctacttgaccgaactGTCAAGCTCACATTtacgtttatcctttcaattttcatcggtctgatagccgagcgggctaaggt from Culex quinquefasciatus strain JHB chromosome 3, VPISU_Cqui_1.0_pri_paternal, whole genome shotgun sequence includes:
- the LOC119770683 gene encoding uncharacterized protein LOC119770683, with the translated sequence MKDGGTRLEGFGSTPLVASTNANIQQWVSAKTYPRNALSPPSHLLHKGHQRIWPEQSAIDMASEMATGTHQGLLSIGQHATQRYLGLDRGGHGQLRKDWSAVWNARHRPVSQSTSSRADSYSSPLDEAINQRFGNHRVEFGSTQDSDCTLDRQDHLFPQVNIN